One Methylosinus sp. LW4 genomic region harbors:
- a CDS encoding SAM-dependent methyltransferase, whose amino-acid sequence MSRPGDAFDAAAHFDEASATRYDRRIRSFCPSYDALHHMTAAWLSRLPERAEFLSAGAGTGAEILALGRRFPLWRFTAVDVSSDMTTACRNRVAAAGMAERVAYFQGRVQEFRSATSFNAASSIFVSHFIAGREEKLAYFRAISSLLKPGGSFLLADLFGDRASSEFGTLLDAWLASYASHGAAAPELEKDRAHIESDIAFVSEGELLELLREAGFGAPIRFYQTFLFGGWMMTKRI is encoded by the coding sequence ATGTCACGGCCCGGCGACGCATTCGATGCGGCGGCGCATTTCGACGAGGCTTCCGCGACGCGATACGATCGGCGCATTCGATCGTTCTGTCCGAGCTATGACGCGTTGCATCACATGACAGCGGCTTGGCTCTCGCGCCTGCCGGAGCGCGCCGAATTTCTCTCCGCCGGCGCTGGAACGGGCGCCGAGATTCTCGCTCTTGGCCGCCGCTTTCCTCTTTGGCGCTTCACTGCGGTCGACGTCTCGAGCGATATGACGACGGCTTGCCGCAACCGTGTCGCCGCCGCGGGCATGGCGGAGCGCGTCGCCTATTTCCAGGGGCGTGTGCAGGAGTTTCGATCGGCGACGTCCTTCAACGCGGCCTCGTCCATCTTCGTGTCCCACTTCATCGCGGGGCGGGAGGAGAAGCTCGCTTATTTCCGCGCGATCTCGTCGCTGCTGAAGCCTGGAGGATCGTTCCTCCTCGCCGACCTTTTCGGTGACAGAGCTTCGAGCGAATTCGGCACGCTGCTGGACGCATGGCTGGCGTCCTACGCGTCCCATGGAGCCGCTGCGCCGGAACTGGAGAAGGATCGCGCCCATATCGAGAGTGACATCGCCTTCGTTTCCGAGGGCGAATTGCTCGAATTGCTGCGCGAGGCGGGCTTCGGCGCGCCCATCCGCTTCTATCAGACCTTCCTCTTCGGCGGCTGGATGATGACGAAACGAATCTGA
- a CDS encoding ammonium transporter: MRLRLPRSLSAASTFVGAAIAVGLADPAFAAGNAPVPNPGDTAWVLVSSALVLLMSIPGLALFYGGLVRSKNMLSVLTQTFAIVALVGVVWTLYGYSLAFGDGGSLNAYIGGFNKLFLKGVDASSNAPTFTPGHVIPEYAYFVFQMTFAMITPALIIGAFAERIKFSAAFVFVLLWVTFIYFPVAHWVWGVADPNALVDAATKLAAATTDEAKTAAQGEIDSLSASVGWIAGGLAPWMKGVGALDFAGGTVVHINAGIAGFVGALILGKRIGYGKEALPPHSLTLSMVGASLLWVGWFGFNAGSNLEANGTTALAFVNTMVATAAAALSWLLTEWALKGKPSLLGLISGAVAGLVAVTPASGFAGPIGSIALGFIVSPISLFFVSKVKNFFGYDDSLDVFGVHAIGGITGALATGILVSPDFGGVGITDYTNIGENFAGKYDLVQQMISQATAVGATILYSGIGSAILYKIVDVVIGLRVAPDQEREGLDIADHGERAYNY, translated from the coding sequence ATGAGACTTCGTCTGCCTCGGAGCCTGTCTGCGGCTTCGACTTTCGTCGGCGCGGCGATCGCCGTGGGCCTCGCCGATCCCGCCTTCGCCGCCGGCAACGCGCCCGTTCCCAACCCCGGCGACACGGCCTGGGTGCTCGTCTCGTCGGCGCTGGTGCTGCTGATGTCGATCCCCGGCCTCGCGCTGTTCTACGGCGGCCTGGTGCGCTCGAAGAACATGCTCTCCGTCCTCACGCAGACCTTCGCCATCGTGGCGCTGGTCGGCGTCGTCTGGACGCTCTACGGCTATTCGCTCGCCTTCGGCGACGGCGGCTCGCTCAACGCCTACATCGGCGGCTTCAACAAGCTGTTCCTGAAGGGCGTCGACGCCTCCTCCAACGCGCCGACCTTCACCCCCGGCCACGTCATTCCCGAATACGCCTATTTCGTGTTCCAGATGACATTCGCCATGATCACGCCGGCGCTCATCATCGGCGCCTTCGCCGAGCGCATCAAATTCTCGGCGGCCTTCGTGTTCGTGCTGCTGTGGGTGACGTTCATCTACTTCCCGGTCGCGCATTGGGTGTGGGGCGTCGCCGATCCGAACGCGCTCGTCGACGCGGCCACCAAGCTCGCCGCCGCCACGACGGATGAAGCCAAGACCGCCGCTCAGGGCGAGATCGACAGCCTCTCGGCCTCTGTCGGCTGGATCGCCGGCGGCCTCGCTCCTTGGATGAAGGGCGTCGGCGCGCTGGACTTCGCCGGCGGCACCGTCGTTCACATCAACGCGGGCATCGCCGGCTTCGTCGGCGCGCTGATCCTCGGCAAGCGCATCGGCTATGGCAAGGAGGCCTTGCCGCCTCACTCGCTGACGCTGTCCATGGTCGGCGCCTCGCTGCTGTGGGTGGGCTGGTTCGGCTTCAACGCCGGCTCCAACCTCGAGGCCAATGGCACGACGGCGCTCGCCTTCGTCAACACCATGGTGGCGACCGCCGCGGCGGCGCTCTCCTGGCTGCTGACGGAATGGGCGCTCAAGGGCAAGCCCTCGCTGCTCGGCCTCATCTCGGGCGCCGTCGCCGGCCTCGTCGCCGTGACCCCGGCCTCCGGCTTCGCCGGTCCGATCGGCTCCATCGCGCTCGGCTTCATCGTCTCGCCGATCAGCCTGTTCTTCGTCTCCAAGGTGAAGAACTTCTTCGGCTATGACGACTCGCTCGATGTGTTCGGCGTGCACGCCATCGGCGGCATCACCGGCGCTCTGGCCACCGGCATTCTGGTGAGCCCGGACTTCGGCGGCGTCGGCATCACCGACTACACCAACATCGGCGAGAATTTCGCCGGCAAATACGATCTCGTGCAGCAGATGATCTCGCAGGCGACCGCCGTCGGCGCGACCATCCTCTACTCCGGCATCGGCTCGGCGATCCTCTACAAGATCGTCGATGTGGTGATCGGCCTGCGCGTCGCTCCCGATCAGGAGCGCGAGGGCCTGGACATCGCCGATCACGGCGAGCGCGCCTACAACTACTGA
- a CDS encoding Trm112 family protein — protein sequence MSDKSDKPAHEGEDASEATKVDPRLLEILVCPLTKSTLEYDSERQELISRSARLAYPIRDGIPIMLPEEARPVD from the coding sequence ATGAGCGACAAATCCGACAAGCCCGCGCATGAGGGCGAGGACGCGTCCGAGGCGACGAAGGTCGATCCGCGCCTTCTCGAAATTCTGGTCTGCCCTCTCACCAAATCGACGCTCGAATATGATTCCGAGCGCCAGGAGCTGATCTCACGCTCCGCGCGGCTCGCCTATCCGATCCGCGACGGCATCCCCATCATGCTGCCGGAGGAGGCCAGGCCGGTCGACTGA
- a CDS encoding acyl-CoA thioesterase, which yields MDALNPTRELLALLDLEPIGPDAYRGYSRCKNARVYGGQVVGQALVAAQRSVPADRPAHSLHAYFLLGGDPHEPIDFFVTRLRDGKSFTTRRCEAKQRGRTIFSMEASFHIEEPGLEHAVPAPAAPPPETLPTKNALAERFADFLPLAATQCIAGSPSVDIRVIDPSAFFLNNAAADARQFIWFRIADRIGDEIGLHQALLAYLSDMTLLNTALVRHGRSIFDERLQVASLDHALWFHRPFRADEWLLYTQDSPTAAGARTLTRGMIFSFDGRLVASVAQEGLIRDHSSETRAAD from the coding sequence ATGGACGCGCTCAACCCCACGCGCGAGCTGCTCGCGCTTCTCGATCTCGAGCCGATCGGCCCGGACGCCTATCGCGGCTACAGCCGGTGCAAGAATGCGCGCGTCTATGGCGGGCAGGTGGTGGGCCAGGCGCTGGTCGCCGCGCAGCGCAGCGTGCCGGCAGACCGCCCCGCCCATTCCCTGCACGCCTATTTCCTGCTCGGCGGAGACCCGCACGAGCCGATCGACTTTTTCGTCACCCGGCTGCGCGACGGCAAGAGCTTCACGACGCGGCGCTGCGAGGCGAAGCAGCGCGGGCGGACCATTTTCTCGATGGAGGCCTCGTTCCATATCGAGGAGCCGGGTCTAGAGCACGCCGTTCCCGCGCCGGCGGCGCCGCCGCCCGAGACGCTGCCGACGAAAAACGCGCTGGCCGAGCGTTTCGCCGATTTTCTCCCGCTCGCGGCCACGCAATGCATCGCCGGATCGCCGTCGGTCGATATACGCGTGATCGATCCGAGCGCCTTTTTTTTGAACAATGCCGCGGCGGATGCTCGACAATTCATCTGGTTCAGAATCGCCGACCGCATCGGCGACGAGATCGGCCTGCATCAGGCGCTGCTCGCCTATCTTTCCGACATGACGCTGCTCAACACGGCGCTGGTGCGGCACGGCCGCTCGATCTTCGACGAACGCCTGCAGGTGGCGAGCCTCGATCACGCTTTGTGGTTCCATCGCCCCTTCCGCGCCGACGAATGGCTGCTCTACACGCAGGACAGCCCCACCGCAGCCGGAGCGCGCACGCTCACGCGGGGAATGATTTTCTCCTTTGACGGACGCCTCGTCGCCTCCGTGGCGCAGGAGGGCCTGATCCGCGATCATTCATCCGAAACTCGAGCAGCGGATTGA
- a CDS encoding P-II family nitrogen regulator, with product MKIVTAIIKPFKLDEVRDALTNIGVHGLTVTEVKGYGRQKGHTEIYRGAEYAVSFLPKLKIEVAVTSELVAKAIEAITTAAHTGQIGDGKIFVLPLEQTIRIRTGERDADAL from the coding sequence ATGAAAATCGTGACAGCGATCATCAAGCCCTTCAAGCTCGATGAGGTCCGTGACGCGCTGACGAACATCGGCGTCCACGGACTCACCGTGACGGAAGTCAAGGGATACGGGCGCCAGAAGGGTCATACCGAGATCTACCGCGGCGCGGAATACGCCGTCAGCTTCCTTCCGAAGCTGAAAATCGAGGTCGCCGTGACGTCCGAGCTCGTCGCCAAGGCCATCGAAGCGATCACGACCGCCGCCCATACCGGCCAAATCGGCGACGGCAAGATTTTCGTCCTTCCCCTCGAGCAGACGATCCGCATCCGCACCGGCGAGCGCGACGCCGACGCGCTCTGA